One part of the Ovis canadensis isolate MfBH-ARS-UI-01 breed Bighorn chromosome 8, ARS-UI_OviCan_v2, whole genome shotgun sequence genome encodes these proteins:
- the TUBE1 gene encoding tubulin epsilon chain: MTQSVVVQVGQCGNQIGCCFWDLALREHAAVNKKGIYDEAISSFFRNVDTRVVGDGGSISKGKICSLKARAVLIDMEEGVVNEILQGPLRDVFDSKQLITDISGSGNNWAVGHKVFGSLYQEKILEKLRKSAEHCDCLQCFFIIHSMGGGTGSGLGTFLLKVLEDEFSEVYRFVTSIYPSGEDDVITSPYNSILAMKELNEHADCVLPIDNQSLFDIISKIDVMVNSGKLGAAIKPKSLVTSSTGVFKKRQEKPFDAMNNIVANLLLNLTSSARFEGSLNMDLNEISMNLVPFPQLHYLVSSLTPLYTLADVNIPPRRLDQMFSDAFSKDHQLIRADPRHSLYLACALMVRGNVQISDLRRNIERLKPSLQFVSWNQEGWKTSLCSVPPVGHSHSLLALANNTCVKPTFVELRERFIRLYKKKAHLHHYLQIEGMEESCFSEAVSSLSALIQEYNQLDATKSMPVEDLPRLNVAV, from the exons ATGACCCAGTCGGTGGTCGTACAGG TCGGCCAGTGCGGAAACCAGATCGGCTGCTGCTTCTGGGACCTGGCGCTGAGGGAGCACGCCGCCGTCAACAAG aaagggATTTATGATGAGGCGATAAGCAGCTTCTTTAGAAATGTGGATACCAG AGTGGTTGGTGATGGTGGCAGTATTTCCAAAGGGaaaatttgttctttaaaagcACGT gCTGTTTTGATTGACATGGAGGAAGGGGTAGTAAATGAAATTCTTCAGGGACCATTGAGAGATGTATTTGATAGTAAGCAGCTCATCACTGATATTTCTGGCTCAGGGAATAATTG GGCTGTGGGTCACAAAGTGTTTGGCAGTCTTTATCAGGAAAAGATTTTAGAGAAACTCAGAAAGTCAGCAGAGCACTGTGATTGTTTGCAGTGTTTTTTTATAATACATTCCATGGGAGGAG GAACAGGATCTGGACTTGGCACATTTCTTTTAAAGGTGCTCGAGGATGAATTCTCAGAAGTATACAGATTCGTGACTTCGATTTATCCTTCTGGTGAGGATGATGTCATAACCTCACCTTACAATAGCATCTTGGCAATGAAGGAGCTTAATGAGCATGCAGACTGTGTTTTGCCCATTGACAACCAA tctttatttgaCATCATTAGCAAAATTGACGTCATGGTGAATTCTGGAAAGTTGGGTGCAGCTATAAAGCCAAAGAGTCTGGTTACTTCAAGTACTGGAGTTTTTAAAAAGCGGCAGGAGAAACCTTTCGATGCAATGAACAACATTGTGGCAAATTTGCTGCTCAATTTAACAAG cTCTGCCAGGTTTGAAGGATCCCTTAATATggacctaaatgaaatcagcaTGAATTTAGTTCCTTTTCCTCAACTGCATTATCTTGTTTCAAGCCTAACACCTCTGTATACACTGGCAGATGTTAACATTCCTCCTCGAAG GCTGGATCAGATGTTTTCAGATGCCTTTAGTAAAGATCACCAGCTAATTCGAGCTGACCCCAGACATAGTCTCTACCTCGCCTGTGCCCTCATGGTTAGAGGAAATGTACAGATTTCTGATCTTCGCAGAAACATTGAAAG ATTAAAACCTTCACTACAGTTTGTCTCCTGGAATCAAGAAGGCTGGAAGACCAGCTTGTGTTCAGTACCTCCCGTGGGCCATTCCCATTCATTATTAGCATTGGCAAACAACACGTGCGTGAAGCCTACCTTCGTAGAACTGAGAGAGAGATTCATAAGGCTCTACAAGAAAAAG GCTCATCTTCATCACTATCTACAAATTGAAGGGATGGAGGAAAGCTGTTTCTCAGAAGCCGTGTCATCTTTATCAGCACTTATACAGGAATATAACCAACTGGATGCCACAAAAAGCATGCCTGTGGAAGATTTACCTAGACTAAACGTAGCTGTGTGA